In Mangifera indica cultivar Alphonso chromosome 1, CATAS_Mindica_2.1, whole genome shotgun sequence, a single genomic region encodes these proteins:
- the LOC123225472 gene encoding uncharacterized protein LOC123225472 isoform X1 yields MDELRSLSGDKVMLDDDDESEVEVEETPMLVFKANHEAKLKELLHNLNTLEIKICSHAAKEFIKLLKGDSGGELLRLYVHTSNNFSEVMEAWKLRQGKPGMSYIFSLICAILSHADGLYKPNDQERVGTSRAIDKLARMIIDEKMGDVYRELNSKEGKRQNAALLLMASVVRRGSGLATEVAKNFDFKLPVFSKLSEYKQKGGDKKRKHLTRKSFIRFAMSFLEVGKPGLLRWVLQQREMFSGVLRGLGNDEDEIVMYVLSTLQTRILTEESLVPPGLRSVLFGSVTLEQLVSICGREDGGAAAELAYRVLVMVCTEPSNGLMPDLKRRPNPLRGNPKRLLGLMKKLKATEISYHRDLLLAILEGKPSLGSEYMDQFPYNLEDYASPTWLANVSLAANLVSKVGMGFSFDFLDAQSHDPPSFNSADVQSVLNCICPRPFSRSVINKGLLHSDYLVKHGTLRLLLEALKLLDSFICVLHQSSCSSNQMMQSWTSLIQEVQNAVRTLFPDPQVLLTLFSLQSSHNRNCESHSKRKAESSYFLECSKKGVKKMKKNVMDEDTDIIVGGISSDPQIDPSEDNDRIVDTLITDELDHEKDFTDVISEIWGLDQCSGPVALSDADIIFLSKLLDALKIYIRLMPSVLEGSFDFFANLLSDPLAVTTSLQSSLLSLLFEYIECSPRSGLPIKAPPLMYKHLQSFINLSISSPISEIKDHAFNLAQAAMFSTGAFDKNINEISAWFLFLPGYSRNKCLTEEKGVAVLQSLSRVVVSFLCDAISTVGNSLFKYWAIIETHTNHLKNFKGVSPDFSPLIICVLQKCLRILNSESGTFSLPEKSMISLYVSNTLKYLLQTQVDVVSLSALIESNLSEGLVGRCSVDDDSGDGLCEWRPLKNLLLFSQSLSHQQTCCIFSFDKKVMPSDNSFLNTLGEVKNIVSSGHTVEITGIVKAFSSAMLCTTPDGLLKNFPSVIAISQNLLGVPFSLLTSIIFLDSSFLASVSKMWPEIFFPGLEKAITRIHHEVGKVDTRGITSHSLLAEGMQCDIDFEETESAADAFSFFLKQAPFHVLFPAIMRMDVPDLLEPLLIKDLLLAKVSEWTSDCLISYLRLLLFWLHQIQLSYKIEPIAKLRKLSEICLIFVKHVFAQLSGCSRKARFHLSAEKIQEMAEIVFRHPAVLASLTFPLSCNEELTNGNLEQCLETLLNYSQQKVHKIDQHALDVLATTSDFLLSSFSGQDSILKVDVCVSKPLIKAFNALVKRLFLELRDKFEFCIATEDVLPLLPRFYALHALIRFISPFKLLELVHWMFIRVNMEELSLHKSCDVSVLSVAFCIAGGAFEALSNYLQHPIMKRVLCDLLWETTERNFDVNHVEEIYVGVCKFAINFDLDIADTCLLKVVEAIYCQNYLQQNILHPLSLGISRIIMRTPIKMISHCVYRTNMTKAKLLLLFTKMSSLHLLMFGNLLLGIVNKDSLVSSNLMGTHDNALADEDFITLLPVVLSYLDSNFVKFEEQYHSHFKSITSYYSRILFNGFRNWKSFVSGFLFQEEYDNFFPSSAEELLNFVDDSLLGKSIHILQYHFALSRDSLKTKKLMKLFNSIFPCSCAHEELQVDCDVSELKFNSVSETVNLINRVVAKISLARMLLFPEDYQVSSVQMEVDEGSKEFSVKPVSKEQNPSRMHFMNILVGTWQKMVKKLPSVSDSSKNKSTDCLLLYKYLEVFILKSILELTTMMLDGLIEMQSIPFLEQLIRSSLFYRFEDPTTLKMLHSIISSLLEGKFSRVPYLQLLLAHSQFASAIQSVCMPSMAVTGVFLRPMSSILRLLVISHSNPNAINEKNDLERTKMFVNQLEIVKLLRALLQSKTHLCGSDFDKDSGINLRELHSLLLSSYGATLGDIDLEIFNVMHEIELIDKSDSEIAQLDYLWGSAAVKVRKERALEQDISWNVMTDTEAVKERRRSQLRENLPIDPKICAMTVLYFPYDRTASGELSSSNRPQVDNLTNICDMHPPGVESIQRYDPVFILSFSIYSLSMGFIEPVEFAGLGLLAVAFASMSSLDVGMRKLGYETLGRFKIALEKCQKKKDFMRLRLLLTYIQNGIEEPWQRIPSVIAIFAAETSLLLLDPSHEHYATLSKLLMGSSRVNIKCIPFFHDFFLSSSINFRAERLWMLRLVYAGLNFDDDAQIYIRNSILEVLLSFYASPLSDNESKELILLTVRKSVKLHKLACYLVEHCGLISWLSALVSNISGMLLGDEKGFFLAQLVVITEVVNNAISSRNITEWLQTHALEQLMELSSLLFKLLVAGMKLIRENVSLVKSILQILISTLKISQKRKIFQPHLTLSLESFFQIYQTIDAHDNARPSANAELGLKAILMSTPPVDIFHTDQAKLSSFLMWAISTAVKSDSGKMHWLGKVHQHFASMSEEAPVEESFTSKFLRWLVASVILGKLSLKNDDFNSKFLKRSHKTLLSLLETIEKGCEGVNKNRLESEEILAAAIFYLQQLLGVHCPVLSSVISALSLLLYDDSQCAESSFKLLHHPSMASVCSRIRCPAEVNPSWRWSFYQPWKDRSSEMTDLEKMDEVHACQSLLVIISNVVGKKSLESGVLSYQDLEISGVFEWERSIIKTQLCL; encoded by the exons aTGGACGAACTCAGATCACTCTCCGGTGATAAAG TTATGTTGGATGACGATGATGAGAGTGAGGTGGAGGTGGAAGAAACTCCAATGCTTGTTTTCAAAGCAAACCATGAAGCAAAACTTAAAGAACTACTGCATAATTTAAATACCTTAGAAATTAAGATATGTTCACATGCTGCAAAGGAGTTTATTAAACTTCTGAAAGGAGATTCTGGAGGTGAATTGTTGAGGTTGTATGTACACACGTCTAATAATTTCTCGGAGGTTATGGAAGCATGGAAGCTTCGACAGGGAAAGCCGGGAAtgtcttatattttttctttaatatgtGCTATTCTTAGTCATGCTGATGGATTATATAAACCAAACGACCAGGAGAGAGTTGGTACTAGTAGGGCTATTGACAAGTTGGCTAGAATGATAATTGATGAAAAGATGGGTGATGTGTATAGGGAATTGAATAGTAAAGAAGGGAAGCGCCAAAATGCTGCACTTTTGCTAATGGCTTCAGTTGTCAGGCGTGGCTCAGGGTTGGCCACCGAGGTTGCAAAAAACTTTGATTTTAAGCTTCCAGTATTTTCGAAGCTTTCGGAGTATAAACAGAAGGGGGGTGACAAGAAAAGAAAGCACTTGACAAGGAAGTCATTTATTAGGTTTGCAATGTCGTTTTTGGAGGTGGGGAAGCCAGGCTTGTTGAGATGGGTCTTGCAGCAGAGGGAAATGTTTTCTGGTGTGCTTCGTGGGCTTgggaatgatgaagatgagattgTTATGTATGTTTTGTCTACGTTACAGACTAGGATTTTGACGGAAGAGTCATTGGTACCCCCAGGTCTCCGGAGTGTTCTGTTTGGAAGTGTTACTTTGGAACAGTTAGTCAGCATCTGTGGGAGAGAGGACGGTGGTGCTGCTGCAGAGTTGGCTTACCGTGTTCTAGTAATGGTTTGTACTGAACCTTCCAATGGCTTGATGCCAGACTTGAAGAGACGTCCAAATCCATTAAGGGGTAATCCAAAGAGATTACTGGGGCTTATGAAGAAGCTAAAAGCTACAGAGATCAGCTATCATAGAGACTTACTTTTGGCAATTCTTGAAGGCAAACCATCCTTAGGTTCAGAATACATGGATCAATTCCCTTACAACCTTGAAGATTATGCATCTCCAACCTG GCTTGCTAATGTTTCTCTGGCAGCAAACTTGGTCTCCAAAGTGGGCATGGGCTTTTCATTTGATTTCCTCGATGCTCAATCCCATGATCCACCTTCTTTTAATAGTGCTGATGTGCAGAGTGTCTTGAATTGCATATGTCCTCGCCCATTCAGCCGATCAGTGATCAATAAGGGATTGCTTCATTCTGATTATCTTGTGAAGCATGGAACTCTAAGACTTCTTTTGGAGGCTCTGAAGTTGTTAGATTCCTTCATATGTGTTTTACATCAGAGTTCTTGTTCTAGCAATCAAATGATGCAGAGTTGGACATCTCTTATTCAAGAAGTTCAGAATGCAGTCCGAACTTTGTTCCCTGATCCACAAGTTTTACTTACTCTATTTTCTTTGCAAAGTAGTCATAATAGAAATTGTGAGTCACATTCAAAGAGAAAAGCAGAATCATCATATTTTCTGGAATGCAGCAAGAAAGgtgtgaagaaaatgaaaaaaaatgttatggATGAGGATACGGATATAATTGTAGGTGGGATAAGTTCTGATCCTCAAATTGATCCATCTGAGGACAATGACAGAATAGTAGACACACTTATAACAGATGAGTTGGACCATGAAAAAGATTTTACGGATGTAATTTCTGAAATTTGGGGTTTGGACCAATGCTCTGGTCCTGTTGCTCTAAGTGATGCAGACATTATCTTCCTCTCTAAGCTTCTCGATgctcttaaaatatatatt CGATTGATGCCCAGTGTTTTGGAGGgatcatttgatttttttgcgAATCTTCTGAGTGATCCTTTAGCTGTAACAACCAGTCTGCAGagctctcttctttctctcctATTCGAATATATTGAATGCTCTCCAAGGAGTGGGCTCCCCATCAAAGCACCACCATTGATGTACAAACATCTGCAGTCATTTATTAACTTGTCAATTTCTTCACCAATCAGTGAGATAAAGGATCATGCATTTAATCTGGCACAAGCAGCCATGTTCAGCACTGGTGCatttgataaaaacataaacGAAATTAGTGCATGGTTCTTGTTTTTGCCGGGTTATAGTAGGAACAAATGTCTCACTGAGGAAAAAGGGGTAGCGGTGCTGCAGAGCTTGTCTCGAGTTGTTGTATCATTCCTTTGTGATGCCATTTCTACTGTAGGGAATAGTCTATTCAAATATTGGGCTATTATTGAGACACACACTAaccatttgaaaaattttaaag GTGTATCACCTGATTTCAGCCCCCTCATCATATGTGTGCTGCAGAAATGTCTAAGAATTCTCAATTCTGAGTCTGGAACTTTTTCATTGCCTGAGAAGTCTATGATTTCATTATATGTGAGCAATACATTGAAATATCTCTTGCAAACTCAG GTAGATGTGGTATCATTATCTGCtttgattgaatcaaatttgtcTGAGGGACTTGTGGGTCGCTGTTCTGTAGATGATGATTCTGGGGATGGCTTATGTGAGTGGAGGCCCTTGAAgaatttgttacttttttcaCAGAGCCTATCACATCAACAGACATGTTGCATCTTTTCTTTTGACAAAAAAGTTATGCCTTCTGATAACTCTTTTTTAAATACACTTGGTGaagtaaaaaatattgtaaGCAGTGGGCACACTGTTGAAATAACTGGAATTGTCAAAGCCTTCTCTTCTGCAATGTTGTGTACAACACCTGATGGATTATTGAAGAATTTTCCTTCAGTGATTGCCATTTCTCAGAATCTTCTTGGAGTTCCTTTCTCTTTATTAACATCAATAATCTTTCTTGATTCAAGTTTTCTTGCCAGTGTTTCTAAGATGTGGCCTGAAATTTTTTTCCCTGGTCTGGAAAAGGCAATCACCAGGATTCATCATGAAGTTGGAAAAGTTGATACTCGTGGAATTACCTCTCATTCTCTATTAGCTGAAGGAATGCAATGTGACATTGATTTTGAGGAAACTGAGTCTGCTGCTGATGCATTTAGTTTCTTTCTGAAGCAGGCACCTTTCCATGTGTTATTTCCTGCAATTATGAGAATGGATGTTCCTGATCTATTGGAGCCCTTGCTAATAAAAGACTTGCTTTTGGCTAAAGTATCTGAGTGGACCAGTGATTGCCTCATTTCCTATCTGCGACTTTTGCTATTTTGGCTTCATCAGATACAATTATCTTATAAAATTGAACCCATTGCGAAACTCCGGAAACTTTCTGAAATTTGCTTAATTTTTGTAAAGCATGTTTTTGCTCAACTTTCTGGATGTTCAAGGAAAGCTAGATTTCATTTGTCAGCAGAGAAAATTCAAGAAATGGCTGAAATAGTATTCCGCCATCCTGCAGTGTTAGCTTCATTGACCTTTCCTTTGAGCTGTAATGAGGAATTGACGAATGGAAACTTAGAGCAATGTTTGGAGACTTTGCTGAATTATTCTCAGCAAAAAGTTCATAAAATAGATCAGCATGCCCTAGATGTGTTGGCAACAACCTCTGACTTCTTGCTGTCTTCATTCAGTGGCCAAGATTCTATACTCAAAGTTGACGTTTGTGTGAGCAAGCCACTTATCAAGGCTTTCAATGCCCTGGTAAAAAGACTTTTTCTGGAACTTAGAGACAAGTTTGAGTTTTGCATTGCCACTGAAGATGTATTACCCCTCCTTCCAAGATTTTATGCTTTACATGCTTTGATAAGGTTCATATCCCCCTTTAAACTTCTTGAATTAGTACATTGGATGTTTATTAGAGTTAACATGGAAGAACTTTCCCTTCACAAATCTTGCGATGTGTCTGTTCTTTCTGTTGCATTTTGCATTGCTGGTGGTGCTTTTGAAGCTCTGTCCAATTACTTGCAGCATCCTATTATGAAGAGAGTGTTGTGTGATTTGCTTTGGGAGACTACAGAGAGAAATTTTGATGTGAACCATGTGGAGGAAATCTATGTTGGAGTATGCAAGTTTGCGATTAATTTTGATCTAGATATTGCAGACACTTGTTTGCTCAAAGTGGTTGAAGCCATTTACTGTCAGAATTATCTGCAGCAAAATATTCTTCATCCATTGAGCTTGGGAATTTCAAGGATCATAATGAGGACTCCTATAAAAATGATATCTCACTGTGTTTACAGGACAAACATGACCAAAGCTAAACTCCTGTTACTATTCACCAAGATGAGCTCTTTGCATCTATTAATGTTTGGGAACTTACTTTTAGGTATTGTGAACAAGGATTCACTTGTTTCCAGCAATCTGATGGGAACCCATGACAATGCTCTTGCAGATGAGGACTTTATAACGCTTTTGCCTGTCGTATTATCATACTTGGATTCTAATTTTGTTAAGTTTGAAGAGCAGTATCACAGTCATTTTAAAAGTATAACTTCTTATTATTCAAGGATTCTGTTTAATGGTTTCCGTAATTGGAAGAGCTTTGTGTCTGGATTTCTGTTTCAGGAAGAATACGACAACTTCTTCCCATCATCTGCTGAAGAACTTCTCAATTTCGTTGATGATAGTCTTCTTGGAAAATCAATCCATATTTTGCAGTATCACTTTGCCTTGAGCAGAGACTCattgaaaacaaagaaattaatgaagcttttcaattctattttcCCATGTTCTTGTGCACATGAGGAGCTACAAGTAGACTGTGATGTTagtgaattgaaatttaactCGGTTAGTGAAACAGTAAACCTCATTAACAGAGTTGTTGctaaaatatcacttgctaggATGCTATTATTTCCAGAAGATTATCAGGTTTCCTCTGTGCAAATGGAAGTGGATGAGGGATCAAAGGAATTTTCTGTGAAACCAGTATCTAAAGAACAGAATCCATCAAGAATGCACTTTATGAATATTTTGGTGGGTACCTGGCAAAAGATGGTTAAGAAATTACCCTCAGTCTCTGACAGTTCAAAAAATAAGAGCACAGATTGTTTGTTATTGTATAAATACTTGGAAGTATTCATTTTGAAAAGTATTCTTGAATTAACCACAATGATGCTTGATGGTCTTATTGAAATGCAATCAATTCCCTTCCTAGAACAATTGATCAGATCATCTCTTTTCTATAGGTTTGAGGATCCCACAACTCTGAAAATGCTTCACAGCATCATAAGTTCACTGTTGGAGGGAAAATTCTCACGTGTTCCATATCTGCAATTGCTGCTTGCTCATTCCCAGTTTGCTTCTGCCATACAGTCTGTCTGTATGCCATCAATGGCTGTGACTGGTGTATTTTTGAGGCCCATGTCCAGTATTCTGAGATTGCTTGTTATCTCTCATTCTAATCCAAATGCCATTAATGAGAAGAATGATCTGGAAAGAACTAAGATGTTTGTGAATCAGTTGGAAATTGTTAAGTTACTCAGAGCACTGCTTCAATCGAAGACCCATCTATGTGGTTCTGATTTTGACAAAGATAGTGGTATAAATCTTAGAGAATTGCATTCGTTACTTCTGTCTTCTTATGGTGCAACACTCGGGGATATTGACTTGGAGATCTTCAATGTTATGCATGAGATTGAGCTTATTGATAAATCTGATAGTGAAATAGCTCAGTTGGATTACCTCTGGGGAAGTGCTGCagtaaaagtaagaaaagaacGGGCTCTGGAGCAGGATATATCTTGGAATGTCATGACTGATACTGAAGCAGTTAAAGAACGTAGAAGAAGTCAATTAAGAGAAAACCTTCCTATTGACCCCAAAATATGTGCTATGACAGTTCTATATTTTCCATATGATAGAACTGCTAGTGGTGAACTTTCATCTTCAAACAGGCCTCAAGTGGATAATCTTACTAATATATGTGAT ATGCATCCCCCTGGCGTTGAAAGTATTCAAAGATACGATCCtgttttcattttatctttctCAATTTATAGTTTATCAATGGGTTTCATAGAACCTGTGGAGTTTGCTGGTTTAGGCTTGCTTGCAGTTGCGTTCGCTAGTATGTCTTCACTGGATGTGGGAATGAGAAAGTTGGGTTATGAAACTCTTGGGAGATTTAAGATTGCACTGGAG AAGTGTCAAAAGAAAAAGGATTTTATGCGACTTCGGCTTCTGTTGACATACATACAAAATGGAATAGAAGAACCATGGCAGAGAATCCCTTCTGTCATAGCTATTTTTGCTGCAGAGACATCTCTCTTGCTGTTGGATCCTTCACATGAACATTATGCAACCTTGAGTAAGCTTTTGATGGGATCTTCGAGGGTGAATATAAAG TGCATACCCTTTTTCCATGATTTTTTCTTGAGCAGTTCTATTAATTTCAGAGCAGAGAGGCTGTGGATGCTTCGTCTTGTATATGCAGGACtgaattttgatgatgatgCTCAAATATATATCAGGAACTCCATACTTGAGGTTCTACTCAGTTTTTATGCCTCTCCTCTGTCAGACAACGAATCAAAGGAACTAATTCTTTTG ACAGTGAGGAAGTCTGTTAAATTGCACAAATTGGCTTGTTACCTAGTTGAACATTGTGGCTTGATTTCTTGGTTATCAGCTCTTGTCTCCAATATTAGTGGGATGCTACTTGGAGATGAAAAAGGGTTTTTCTTGGCACAGTTGGTTGTGATTACAGAG GTTGTCAACAATGCTATTTCATCCAGAAATATCACTGAGTGGCTGCAAACACATGCCCTTGAACAGCTAATGGAACTTTCATCTCTTCTGTTCAAACTCTTAGTTGCTGGGATGaagttgataagagaaaatgttTCATTGGTTAAATCAATATTACAGATTTTGATATCAACTCTGAAGATATCACAGAAAAGGAAGATATTCCAGCCACATTTGACACTATCACTTGAGagcttttttcaaatttatcagaCAATCGATGCACATGATAATGCAAGACCTAGTGCAAATGCAGAGCTTGGGCTTAAAGCCATCCTTATGAGCACACCTCCAGTTGACATTTTCCACACT GACCAAGCAAAGCTTTCAAGTTTTCTTATGTGGGCAATTTCTACTGCTGTCAAGTCTGACTCTGGAAAAATGCACTGGCTTGGAAAAGTCCATCAGCATTTTGCGAGCATGTCAGAGGAGGCACCAGTTGAGGAGTCCTTCACATCAAAATTTCTGCGATGGCTAGTTGCTTCTGTTATTCTAGGGAAGCTTTCCttgaaaaatgatgattttaattccaagtttttaaaaaggTCACACAAAACTTTGCTTTCTTTACTGGAGACTATCGAAAAAGGATGTGAAGGAGTCAACAAAAATAGATTGGAATCTGAAGAGATATTAGCTGCTGCTATCTTTTACCTTCAACAACTTCTTGGCGTGCATTGTCCAGTGCTTTCTTCTGTTATATCTGCACTCTCTCTCCTACTCTATGATGACTCACAATGTGCAG AATCAAGTTTCAAGCTTCTTCATCATCCTTCCATGGCATCAGTGTGTTCAAGGATACGTTGTCCTGCTGAAGTAAACCCTTCTTGGAGATG GTCATTTTACCAGCCATGGAAAGATCGTTCGTCCGAAATGACTGATTTGGAGAAGATGGATGAAGTTCATGCTTGCCAAAGTCTCCTAGTGATTATTTCAAATGTGGTTGGGAAAAAATCATTAGAATCTGGGGTCTTATCTTATCAAGATTTAGAAATTTCTGGTGTATTTGAATGGGAAAGGAGTATAATTAAGACCCAATTGTGTCTCTGA